In a single window of the Olivibacter sp. SDN3 genome:
- a CDS encoding DUF3050 domain-containing protein, translating into MMQETQLLKLELAIRPYKEQIVNHPLYKAIKSIDDLNIFMEYHIYAVWDFMSLLKALQRNLTCVDLPWFPTGDADTRYLINEIVTGEESDIDHKGRRKSHYELYLEAMEQSGADRKGMLALAQQLKAGKNLEEALEDKQIPNAANLFIKHTFDTIRSSKTHVQSAVFTFSREDLIPDMFIAIINDLNAQFPKSISIFKYYLERHIEVDGDHHSNLALEMTSKLCGDSDAKWDEAITGVKEALSVRIRLWDDALEDILAKRTVEI; encoded by the coding sequence ATGATGCAAGAGACGCAGCTGCTAAAATTAGAGCTAGCAATACGACCCTATAAGGAACAAATAGTTAACCATCCATTATACAAAGCTATTAAATCTATAGACGATTTAAATATCTTTATGGAATACCACATCTACGCGGTTTGGGATTTCATGTCGCTGCTTAAGGCTCTCCAACGAAATTTAACCTGTGTAGATCTACCTTGGTTTCCGACAGGTGACGCAGATACCCGATATCTCATTAATGAAATAGTGACGGGGGAAGAGTCTGATATTGACCATAAAGGAAGACGTAAAAGTCATTATGAGTTATATTTGGAAGCAATGGAACAAAGCGGCGCTGATAGAAAAGGCATGTTAGCTCTTGCACAACAATTAAAGGCAGGAAAAAACCTGGAAGAAGCGCTCGAAGATAAGCAGATACCCAACGCTGCAAACCTATTCATCAAGCATACATTCGATACTATCCGAAGTAGTAAAACGCATGTACAATCAGCGGTATTTACTTTTAGTAGAGAAGATCTGATCCCCGATATGTTTATCGCTATTATAAACGATCTAAATGCACAATTCCCGAAAAGTATCAGTATTTTTAAATACTATCTGGAACGACATATAGAAGTAGATGGGGACCATCACAGCAATTTAGCCTTGGAAATGACAAGCAAATTGTGCGGCGACTCGGACGCCAAATGGGACGAGGCCATAACAGGAGTAAAAGAGGCCTTATCTGTGCGTATCCGTTTATGGGATGATGCTTTAGAAGATATCCTGGCAAAAAGAACCGTGGAAATTTAA